The Alosa alosa isolate M-15738 ecotype Scorff River chromosome 11, AALO_Geno_1.1, whole genome shotgun sequence sequence TCAAGAAAAGTTGTCATTCTGTCTGGTCATGTGATGTTTTAGTAAGAGAGGCAGTTGAGTTATGTTTTGGCTCTGTGGTTCGTCACATCCCACTGAAGTAGGCAGCCAGTGCTCAAGAAAACTAGCATGGAAAGCTGCAGTGTTATCAATCCAGTTTGAAGTGAATTCTAAGAAATTATAAGCATCATGAACACTACAGTTGCTCCAATCCAAGCACACCCAATGTAGTGCAGAATAATGTGCTgccacattccacacacacacaaaacgtttccatcttatttgttttatgtaatgactgcatactgcatagTATTTAACACTTGCATTCCAAAAGCCTGGTTAATGTCTTAAACAGAAGAAATCGTGATGTTTTCATGTTCAATATTGGGTATGATTTGCATTATACAACAAGagggatttctttttttatatatatcatCTGCACTGTTGAATTATGGTATGCTGTGCCTTTTTATATGAACACTAAATGTGTGTACCGTACACCAATGCTTTCTTTATgtataaattaatatttttacaTGGACTACCGCGCAATAAAGAAAATATGTATTATTTGAGTGCTGGAAACCACTAATTTCAATCAAAAGTAAAATCCCATCAGTGCACGCTAAAGTACTACAACAGCAATTTGACAACTCCGATTTCAGTTTCTGCGCATGCTCATAACTCAAACTTGCAATGGCGCCCCCCACAAGTAGTTAAGCATGCTGTGTTGTACTGCGTAGAGTCTTTGAGGATGATGAAGACACGTCTTTGAAAGTGTTTTCTTTGGCTGGACATTAACATTAATCGTAAGAGGCTTGCACCTAACGATACCTACCCGACAATGATAGCAGGTTAACGTTAACCCTGGCTGCCTGCGCTAGCATGTAGCAGCTACCACGATCAAATGAGTTGGTTTGGCTTTGGTTTTAACGGCTTTGGGCAAATTGTGCCATTCGGTAAAGCGGGTTGTGGGACACCTGGCGAGAAGCAAGTTAAAATAGCTGTTCCTGCCGTTGTAAAAAACTCAAATGACAGTCCAGTCAGACTTGTATCAGAGACCAAACATGCGAAGGAACCTGAGGCTTGGAACATGCAGGTTATTGCGTGCTGGAGTCGCACGGCCTCCTTTTCTGGGAAAGGTAAGTTTGGCTTATTGAGTTGACAGTTGCAATGCGACAACTGACTCCTCTGATAAAGAGTAAACAGTGGCCATATGGCGAGTTACACGCAGATTATGACACATTGGAAAAACCTTTAATAAGTTTATTATTTTCTAGTGCCACATTTTCGTGTATTGTCTTGGGGAAACATTACCTAACAGGGTTGACCTCAGTTCTCAGTTCAGTTGACCTTCTTTCTCAGGTGAAGGACAGGTGCATCTGACAGGATTCACTGATGGTTCATCAGACAGCCGAAAAAGCATCAGCGGGAGCGGTGGGTGTGTGGATGCCTGGGTCACTGAGAGATACCTGACTCTTCGCTTCACAGACAGAGTCGAGTGTTGGACTTGTGATGGAGCAGACATGGAGCTTGTTTTGAAGTCAGAACAGGATTcatcagacagaaagacaggtgATGCAACCTAGTTCTATCAGAATAAGTAGTGGAAGTGGAAGTGGAAGCCAATCAATACACTCACcttcaaaatgaaaacatgttTGAAATGTCTCTTTGGCAACATTCTCCCGCAATACTCTCCAGCAGACTTAGTCTTTGTAGTTAAAACTGGCACATTCACAGCTAACTTACTTCACCACCACCTCTGCTGAGCTAAGAAACCTTGGTATCATGGTTGACTCTACCCTCTCCTTTGACTCACATCAAAAACATCACCAAAACCGTTTTCTTTCACCTGAAGCTCATCCCTCTCTAACCCCATCTCCCGCTGAGACAGTCACTCATGCTTTCATCGCTTCCAGGTTAGATTACTGCAATGCCCTACGCACTGGCATCTCATCCAAAAGATTAAACAGCCcacaatatattcaaaactctgcTGCTAGGGTGCTCAGCCATAGGCCATGGGATCACATCACCTCCATCCTCCACCAATTACACTGGCTCCCAGTTCAATACCGCATCCAATCCAAAATTATTCTCCTTGTACACAAATCTCTCCACAATCTGGCCCCTCCCTACCCATCAAATTTCCTAACCCCATACACACCGCCTTGTATTCTACGCTCCACAGATGCCCATCTCCTATCCCCATAGGCTTTGCTCTATGGGTGACAGGACCTTCATTCAGCGTGGCAGGCCCTAAACTCTGGAGTGCCCTGCCATTAGCACTGTGCAGCTGTACAACATGTCCCACCTTAAAAACCATGCTTAGAACACATCTGTTCAGAACAGCTTTCCCCTCCGCCTCCTTATCCCATTCCACAGCCTCAAAACTGTTTTTTATCCTGTTTCTTTATTTTgtcttctttttattttatttctcacAATGTCTTCTTTCCACTGTGCCCTGTATTCTTGTTCTCTGGTGTGCATTATCATCTGTCTGTGCCTCAGTTTGTAGTGTATAGCGTCTTGAACTTTTATTTGTACAGTGTCCTCTGTGTTTGTaatttctgtctgtttgtaatgTATAACATCCATAACCTTTTAATTGTACAGTTTCTTTGGGTGACTTGAAAAGCGCttttaaatgttattattattataattattaataatattattattattattattattattataagtagtagtagtagtcctTTACCCAAGAGCACTTTCTGTAACATTACAAGTACACGCAACCAGATTGTCCATCACAAGTTTGCTCAATCTGCAGGTCATCCTGCCCCGCTTCCACTTGTTCCAGAGGGGTACATTGCCTCGGAACCCCCTCTTTTCCGTCCGTTGTCTCCTCAGCTCCGTGCTGAGAGGCTGGCTCTGGGCACAGCCCATGCCCTCCTCCTGTGCGCTGGTGGCACCATATACACCTGGGGTAGTGGAAGGTGAGACTGCATGCCTGTATATAAAGTCTCTTACTCATCTCTGTTGTACATTATGTGCTAGGGTGATTATAGGAGAATTCCGGCCAGCATGAACAtggccccagagtgtagcactgtagctgcctggctactctaGCTGATGGCTGCAGTAACTCAACACCtagcttttctttcttttttctttttttttcgtaccggcagtactcggtgacctcgagaaaaagagatctatgtgaaaaatggaaTTTTTCAAGTGTCAGCTATCTAACCTATTGGGGTAAAAGGAGAGAGGAGTCCCCAGTCACCCCATTAACCTGGGTTTCTGGGGCATTAACCCAGAAAATAATAAACATATTTCTCAGTGATCCAAATTATATTTGTAAAACATATATACTTTAAAATCCATAGAAATAATGGCAACAAGATGTCTCTAAACAAGGGGGTAagcaggggcctattgcacaaaagcagaattaagacatccgggataagttactgagctgcgctcaatgaatccaaaacaagagcgtacaggtttaattggttgcacaacgagcaagccaggagGAGCAGACatggattcatcaagccaggtgaaacctatcctggataagttgGCAgccacggctccctcaaatagaccaaggccaccgatcacagattcactgattcaccatggcaactagagcggcttcattgcttcttctacggtgtgaagtaggtagcggTAGCCTTTTCAcaccagcaacaaacagcaacacctctgtttaggagaatattgcaactagtgccgcgaccaccacgcgcagaatggttaggcactcctgtgatgtcacattgtcgcatgacaggtcgggaatggcgagtatgtaaaagttatTTAATG is a genomic window containing:
- the LOC125303469 gene encoding RCC1 domain-containing protein 1-like isoform X2, with product MSWFGFGFNGFGQIVPFGKAGCGTPGEKQVKIAVPAVVKNSNDSPVRLVSETKHAKEPEAWNMQVIACWSRTASFSGKGEGQVHLTGFTDGSSDSRKSISGSGGCVDAWVTERYLTLRFTDRVECWTCDGADMELVLKSEQDSSDRKTEGYIASEPPLFRPLSPQLRAERLALGTAHALLLCAGGTIYTWGSGSHGQLGHGTLVAEEEPRVVEALWGLPVCVVAAGGWHSACISEGGDLYMWGWNESGQLGLPSRRCREEAEQNKETVQSESEQEETVEDVFISIQAFPALLDIPHVSEVSSVSCGSRHTAAVSCQGDLYTWGWGDYGQLGHENLCSSDQPSLVDFFPRHGLHVEDVKCGPWNTFVSATQANPAGSHADN
- the LOC125303469 gene encoding RCC1 domain-containing protein 1-like isoform X1; translation: MSWFGFGFNGFGQIVPFGKAGCGTPGEKQVKIAVPAVVKNSNDSPVRLVSETKHAKEPEAWNMQVIACWSRTASFSGKGEGQVHLTGFTDGSSDSRKSISGSGGCVDAWVTERYLTLRFTDRVECWTCDGADMELVLKSEQDSSDRKTGHPAPLPLVPEGYIASEPPLFRPLSPQLRAERLALGTAHALLLCAGGTIYTWGSGSHGQLGHGTLVAEEEPRVVEALWGLPVCVVAAGGWHSACISEGGDLYMWGWNESGQLGLPSRRCREEAEQNKETVQSESEQEETVEDVFISIQAFPALLDIPHVSEVSSVSCGSRHTAAVSCQGDLYTWGWGDYGQLGHENLCSSDQPSLVDFFPRHGLHVEDVKCGPWNTFVSATQANPAGSHADN